Proteins from one Paenibacillus amylolyticus genomic window:
- the rbsC gene encoding ribose ABC transporter permease (functions to transport ribose at high affinity; forms a complex with RbsA2C2B), translated as MTTMQENKTAKSGFRFSTMIQKLGPLLGLIILILIVSVLNPSFLEPLNILNLLRQVSINALIAFGMTFVILTGGIDLSVGSILALSSAFVANMMLSGLDPILSIIIGVALGGVMGMVNGLMITKGRMAPFIATLATMTIFRGLTLVYTNGNPITGLGDNLLFQLFGRGYLLGIPVPAITMLITFMILWIVLHKTAFGRKTYAIGGNEKASIISGIKVSRVKIMIYSLTGMLAALAGAILTSRLNSAQPTAGTSYELDAIAAVVLGGTSLAGGRGRIVGTLIGVLIIGVLNNGLNLLEVNSFYQMVVKGIVIAIAVLLDRKKTA; from the coding sequence ATGACAACAATGCAGGAAAACAAAACGGCTAAAAGCGGCTTCCGTTTCTCAACTATGATACAAAAATTGGGACCGCTGCTCGGCTTAATCATTCTTATTCTCATCGTATCGGTGTTGAATCCAAGTTTCTTGGAACCGCTTAATATCTTGAATTTATTGCGTCAAGTCTCCATTAATGCGCTGATTGCTTTTGGTATGACGTTTGTAATCCTGACGGGTGGAATTGATCTGTCGGTCGGCTCAATCCTGGCTTTATCCAGTGCTTTTGTAGCAAATATGATGTTGTCCGGTCTCGATCCGATCTTGTCCATCATTATCGGTGTAGCACTCGGCGGTGTCATGGGTATGGTGAACGGACTGATGATAACCAAAGGCAGAATGGCTCCATTTATCGCTACATTGGCAACGATGACGATATTCAGAGGATTAACCTTGGTGTACACGAATGGTAATCCAATTACAGGGCTCGGAGATAACCTTTTATTCCAACTGTTCGGTCGTGGTTATCTGCTGGGCATACCGGTACCTGCAATCACGATGCTGATCACCTTCATGATTCTGTGGATTGTGTTGCATAAAACAGCTTTTGGCCGCAAAACGTACGCGATCGGCGGTAATGAGAAAGCTTCCATTATCTCGGGTATCAAAGTTAGTCGTGTGAAAATTATGATCTACTCCCTGACAGGCATGCTCGCTGCTCTGGCAGGTGCAATCTTGACATCACGCTTGAATTCAGCGCAACCAACAGCCGGTACATCCTATGAGCTGGATGCCATCGCAGCGGTTGTATTGGGTGGTACAAGTCTTGCTGGAGGACGCGGGCGAATTGTCGGTACCCTGATCGGTGTTCTGATTATCGGCGTGTTGAATAATGGATTGAACTTGCTCGAAGTTAACTCATTTTACCAAATGGTTGTGAAAGGTATCGTTATTGCCATTGCCGTCCTGCTGGACCGCAAGAAAACAGCATAA